ATTGCAGGATCATCAAAACCAGTACCTATCCCTAACTCACGATCAGTAAAAGTTAATAGAAAAAAACCTGCTGTACATTGATGAGAATGGCGTATAATATCTTCATCTGAGGGTATGATCAAATCATTTAGGCTATATAAATTGCCGAACCTATCGAAAATTTCCTGTCCGGCTAAAGAATCTATTTGTGCAAAATTATTACTGCTATACAATAAGGCGCACAATGTAATGAATAACGAGAGTTTAGTGATTTTTTTCATGATCTTTAAGTTTACTGATTGTAATAAAAACTCTGTAATATAAGTAAAAATTTAATATGATCAAACAAAAAAGGTGTTTTTTAACTTTTTTTTAAACTTAAGTTATATCTTGCAAGATATAAATAATATAAGAAATAAAACAAATTTTTACAGCCATTTTTTTCATATATTCATTAATTTGCAAAAGATTTTTCTATTCATGTAACCAGCATCAACCATGTCCTCCAAACTCCTAAAAACATTATGGATCTCATTTATAGCAGTGTGGTTCTTGTTTATATTATTTATCTTTTCTGTAAACATTAATTTATTAGGCTTATTTGGGGGGCTTCCCGGTTTAGAAATTCTGGAGAATCCTAAAAGTGAGCTGGCTTCAGAGATCTATTCAATTGATAATGTATTGTTGGGTAATTTTTTCCGGCAATACCGGAGCGCTGTGGATTATGAAGATATTTCTCACCACATGCTCAACGCTGTGCTTTGTACAGAAGATATCCGGTTTGCAAAGCATTCAGGTATTGATTTCAGAGGGTCATTCAGGGTCCTGTTCAAAACAATTTTTTTGGGACGATCGGCTGCTGGCGGGGGAAGTACAATTACCCAGCAACTTGCCAAAAATTTATTCCGAACAAGAAGCAAAGAGCTTAAAGGCACATTAAGCAATATTCCTTTGCTGGGAACGATCATTATTAAAGTGAAAGAATGGATCACTGCTATTAAGATCGAACGATCCTATACAAAAAAGGAAATAATTACCATGTATCTTAACACCGTTTCATTTGGAAGCAATGCGTTTGGCATCAAGGTGGCAAGCAGAACCTTTTTCAGTACCTCTCCTAAATCTCTAAAATTAGAACAAGCAGCGGTTTTAACCGGCCTTCTTAAAGCGCCTACCAGGTACAGTCCGGTCTTAAATCCTGGAAATTCATTAGCAAGAAGAAATATTGTTTTTCACCAGATGTACAAATACAATTATATATCAAAGGTTCAATACCATTCAATAAGAACAAGGCCTATTGAACTAAATTATAAAGTAGAAAAACATAGTGAAGGGGTTGCGCCTTATTTCAGAAACAATATTGTAAGGAAGTTTATGCTCAACTGGTGCAAAGAACATGGCTATGACCTTTTCTCAGATGGCCTGAAAATTTATACAACTATTGATTCGCGCATGCAAAGATATGCAGAACAAGCTATAAAAGAACATTTAACTATACTACAGGAACAATTTTTCGAGCATTGGAAGGGTAGAAATCCCTGGATCAACGAAAACAATGAAGAAATCAGAGGTTACATCGAAAAAGAAGCAAAAAAGACAGAAACATATCGAAAATTAGTAAGACGGTATGGTGCAGGCTCCGATTCAATACATATTGTCATGAATACTCCAAGAAAAATGAAAGTCTTCTCATGGAGGGGTGGTAATATTGAGAAAGTATTAAGCCCTATGGATTCTATCAGGTACTTTAAACATTTCTTACATACAGGATTCATGTCTATGGATCCGCACACAGGTCATATTAAAGCGTGGGTGGGCGGTATCAATTATAAATATTTTCAATACGACCATGTAAAACAAGGAAAAAGACAGCCAGGCTCTACTTTTAAACCAATAGTATACACTGCAGCTATTGATAATGGATTTTCACCTTGTCATACAATGATTGATGGACCAACAACTTTTACAGTCAGGAAGGCAGATGGCAGCGGAGATACATCCTGGACACCCAAAAATAGTCACGGTGTATTCACCGGTGAAATGCTAACGATCAGGCAGGGAATGGCAAGGTCGGTTAATTCCATTACAGCCCGGCTTATGAAAAGATTAAAACCCCGGTTGGTTGTAGAATATGGCAAAAGACTGGGCATCACCAGTCCTTTGGTAGCTGCCCCGGCCTTATGCCTGGGAACCTGTGATGTCTCTGTTTATGAGCTTGTGGGGGCTTACAGCACTTTTGTGAATAACGGAATATGGACAGAGCCTATCTACATTACCCGGATAGAAGATAAAAATGGCAATGTGATCCGGGAATTTGTACCAAAAACACGAGAAGTACTAAACGAAGAAAGCGCCTACCTTATGATCCACATGCTAAAAGGCTCCACCGAAGAAAAGGGTGGTACGGCACTCGGTCTGAACAGATATGACCTACGATGGGATAATGAAATAGGCGCCAAAACGGGTACTACCCAAAATAGTTCTGATGGCTGGTTTATTGGGGTGCTGCCTCAATTGGTATCAGGGTTATGGGTAGGCGGTGAAGACAGATGTATACATTTTCGCACTATGGAATATGGACAGGGTGCAAGGATGGCCATGCCAATCTGGGCACTTTATATGCAAAAAGTTTATGACGATGCCACCTTAGGTATCACCAAAAGAAGATTTTTAAAACCCACTAAAAAATTATCTGTAGAATTGGATTGTGATTCTATAGCAGGGATAAGTGATACTTTATCAATTTCAAGACCTGTTGAGAACCGGTTTGAGGAAGACTGAAGTAGGTGTTGGGTGCTGGGGGCTGGGGGCTGGGGGCTGGGGATTCTCGGAACTGGTTGCTTGATACTGTATGCATGCAGCTTGGAATTAGGAAATTATAATTTTGTATTGATTAATTTTATGCAACTAAAGTTAATTTAAAACGTTAATTATCTAACAAAACACAAAAAATATGAGTACAGCACAAATCAAAGAAAAGCTTCACCAATACATCGATCAGGGAGATGAAAGCCTGATTAAAAAAATTTACAAGCTGGTTAAAGAAAATGATCTTGATGAAATTGTGGGGTATGCTGCAGATAGAAAACCCATCACTAAAAAAGATATAATTGCACGGGCAAAACAAGCAAATGAAGATATAGCAGATGGTAGGGTAATCACTCAAGAAGACCTGGAAAAAGAAGCAGAAAATTGGTGAAGATGAAAGTTATATGGACCAAATCAGCTAGAGGGGATTTAAGCTCAATTTACCTATATTATAAAGAGAAAGTTAACAGCAAAATAGCTCGTAAAATTAGAAGTACGATCTTTAGGCGGACAGATGTATTAAAAAGACATCCTTTTGCAGGTCAACAAGAAGAAATGTTGAAAGTTCTGCAAGAAGGTCATAGATATTTGGTAAAAGGGAATTATAAGATCATATATAAAATAACA
The Cytophagales bacterium DNA segment above includes these coding regions:
- a CDS encoding type II toxin-antitoxin system RelE/ParE family toxin — protein: MKVIWTKSARGDLSSIYLYYKEKVNSKIARKIRSTIFRRTDVLKRHPFAGQQEEMLKVLQEGHRYLVKGNYKIIYKITEKKVFITQVFDARQDPQKLLQKERD
- a CDS encoding penicillin-binding protein, coding for MSSKLLKTLWISFIAVWFLFILFIFSVNINLLGLFGGLPGLEILENPKSELASEIYSIDNVLLGNFFRQYRSAVDYEDISHHMLNAVLCTEDIRFAKHSGIDFRGSFRVLFKTIFLGRSAAGGGSTITQQLAKNLFRTRSKELKGTLSNIPLLGTIIIKVKEWITAIKIERSYTKKEIITMYLNTVSFGSNAFGIKVASRTFFSTSPKSLKLEQAAVLTGLLKAPTRYSPVLNPGNSLARRNIVFHQMYKYNYISKVQYHSIRTRPIELNYKVEKHSEGVAPYFRNNIVRKFMLNWCKEHGYDLFSDGLKIYTTIDSRMQRYAEQAIKEHLTILQEQFFEHWKGRNPWINENNEEIRGYIEKEAKKTETYRKLVRRYGAGSDSIHIVMNTPRKMKVFSWRGGNIEKVLSPMDSIRYFKHFLHTGFMSMDPHTGHIKAWVGGINYKYFQYDHVKQGKRQPGSTFKPIVYTAAIDNGFSPCHTMIDGPTTFTVRKADGSGDTSWTPKNSHGVFTGEMLTIRQGMARSVNSITARLMKRLKPRLVVEYGKRLGITSPLVAAPALCLGTCDVSVYELVGAYSTFVNNGIWTEPIYITRIEDKNGNVIREFVPKTREVLNEESAYLMIHMLKGSTEEKGGTALGLNRYDLRWDNEIGAKTGTTQNSSDGWFIGVLPQLVSGLWVGGEDRCIHFRTMEYGQGARMAMPIWALYMQKVYDDATLGITKRRFLKPTKKLSVELDCDSIAGISDTLSISRPVENRFEED